In Candidatus Methylomirabilota bacterium, the following proteins share a genomic window:
- the hemC gene encoding hydroxymethylbilane synthase: protein MILRLGTRGSRLALVQCEEVAAALRVRGVETETVVIRTSGDRLAQVALADFGGKALFVKEIEEALLAGTVDVGVHSLKDMPAELPGGLALAAFPAREDPRDALLTRTAGGWSALPTGASVGTSSPRRRAMVLARRPDLRADPIRGNVETRLEKLSVGAYDGIVLALAGLRRLGVSPPHVLPLDLDEFVPAVGQGVLAIEAREADREVLELLGRLDDTRSRSEALAERAFLRRLGADCHTPVAGHARMDRDELTVTGVVTSLDGATVLRGSARGSASGAERLGQVVAEALLAKGARTLLDARGNG from the coding sequence ATGATCCTGCGGCTGGGCACGCGGGGCAGCCGCCTCGCGCTCGTGCAGTGCGAGGAGGTGGCGGCGGCGCTGCGGGTGCGCGGGGTCGAGACCGAGACGGTGGTCATCCGGACGTCCGGCGATCGCCTCGCCCAGGTCGCCCTCGCCGACTTCGGCGGCAAGGCGCTCTTCGTGAAGGAGATCGAGGAGGCGCTGCTCGCCGGCACCGTGGACGTGGGCGTGCACAGCCTGAAGGACATGCCCGCCGAATTGCCCGGCGGACTGGCGCTCGCCGCCTTTCCGGCCCGGGAGGACCCGCGGGACGCGCTACTGACCCGGACCGCCGGCGGCTGGTCGGCGCTGCCGACGGGCGCCTCGGTCGGCACCTCCAGCCCGCGCCGGCGCGCGATGGTCCTCGCTCGCCGGCCCGATCTGCGGGCCGACCCGATCCGCGGCAACGTCGAGACCCGGCTCGAGAAGCTCTCGGTGGGGGCCTATGACGGTATCGTCCTGGCCCTGGCCGGGCTGAGGCGCCTCGGCGTCTCCCCGCCGCATGTCCTGCCGCTCGACCTCGACGAGTTCGTGCCCGCGGTCGGACAGGGCGTGCTCGCCATCGAAGCCCGTGAAGCCGACCGGGAAGTGCTTGAACTTCTGGGTCGGCTGGACGACACTCGGAGCAGATCGGAGGCCCTGGCGGAGCGCGCCTTCTTGCGTCGCCTCGGCGCCGATTGCCACACGCCGGTGGCCGGCCACGCACGCATGGACCGCGATGAGCTGACCGTGACCGGGGTGGTCACGAGCCTGGACGGTGCCACCGTGCTGCGCGGAAGCGCGCGCGGATCGGCGTCGGGCGCCGAGCGGCTCGGCCAGGTGGTGGCGGAGGCTCTGCTGGCCAAGGGGGCGAGGACGCTGCTCGATGCGCGCGGCAACGGATGA
- a CDS encoding uroporphyrinogen-III synthase has protein sequence MTAEAGARKPLAGKVVLITRAREQASAFAQLLEAAGAHVLLVPTIAIEPPDSWGPLDAALRGDFSWVVFTSANGVAMVRGRVEATGHGRALLERAHLAAIGPATAAALADWGLRAEAVPEEFVAEALVDRLRPMMTAGQRILLPRAAETRDVLTRELAALGADVTEVAAYRTRFATEHAPALREALAGGRVDVVTFTSSSTVRSFCGLFGAAELPRLLGGVTVACIGPITRATAEGRGLATQIVPEEYTIPGLARAIVAHFEPARS, from the coding sequence GTGACGGCCGAGGCGGGGGCACGTAAACCCCTGGCCGGCAAGGTGGTGCTGATCACCCGCGCCAGGGAGCAGGCCTCGGCCTTCGCCCAGCTCCTGGAGGCAGCCGGCGCGCACGTCCTCCTCGTTCCCACCATCGCGATCGAGCCGCCCGATTCGTGGGGGCCGCTCGACGCCGCGCTTCGGGGCGACTTCTCCTGGGTCGTATTCACCAGCGCCAACGGCGTGGCCATGGTACGCGGCCGCGTCGAGGCGACCGGTCACGGCCGTGCCCTGCTGGAGCGCGCCCACCTCGCCGCCATCGGTCCCGCGACCGCCGCGGCGCTCGCCGACTGGGGGCTGCGCGCGGAGGCCGTCCCCGAGGAGTTCGTCGCCGAGGCTCTCGTCGATCGGCTCCGCCCGATGATGACGGCCGGCCAGCGCATCCTGCTCCCGCGGGCCGCCGAGACGCGCGACGTGCTGACGCGCGAGCTGGCCGCGCTGGGCGCTGACGTGACCGAGGTCGCCGCCTACCGAACCCGCTTCGCGACCGAGCATGCGCCGGCGCTGCGGGAGGCGCTGGCCGGCGGCCGCGTGGACGTGGTCACGTTCACCAGCTCGTCCACGGTGCGGAGCTTCTGCGGGCTGTTCGGCGCCGCCGAGCTGCCGCGCCTGCTCGGCGGCGTCACGGTGGCGTGCATCGGTCCCATCACGCGGGCCACCGCGGAAGGGCGCGGGCTCGCGACGCAGATCGTGCCCGAGGAGTACACGATACCGGGCCTGGCCCGCGCCATCGTCGCCCACTTCGAGCCAGCAAGGAGCTAG
- the hemB gene encoding porphobilinogen synthase produces the protein MPFPLYRPRRLRESPLLRSMVRETALRVDDFVYPLFAVHGRGVREPISSMPGQCRLSIDELLKECKDAASMGIPAVLLFGLPRDKDPRGTEAYAEDGIIQQAVRAVKDTIPDLLVITDVCLCEYTSHGHCGVVEDGRVKNDPTLELIARTAVSHAEAGADMVAPSDMMDGRVAAIREGLDEAGFPETPIMAYSAKYASAFYGPFREAADSTPQFGDRRSYQMDPANAVEAMREVALDVDEGADIVMVKPALPYLDIIARVKGEFGLPVAAYSVSGEYAMLKAAGQLGWLDEERAVLEALTGIRRAGADIIITYFAKDAARLIEQGRA, from the coding sequence ATGCCGTTCCCCCTCTACCGTCCCCGGCGGCTCCGCGAGTCGCCGCTGCTCCGCTCCATGGTGCGCGAGACCGCCCTGCGCGTCGACGACTTCGTCTATCCGCTCTTTGCGGTGCACGGACGAGGGGTCCGCGAGCCGATCAGCTCGATGCCCGGGCAGTGTCGGCTCTCGATCGACGAATTGCTGAAGGAGTGCAAGGACGCGGCGTCGATGGGCATCCCGGCGGTGCTGCTCTTCGGACTGCCGCGCGACAAGGACCCCCGCGGGACCGAGGCCTACGCCGAGGACGGCATCATCCAGCAGGCGGTGCGGGCGGTGAAGGACACCATCCCGGACCTGCTCGTGATCACCGACGTGTGCCTGTGCGAGTACACGAGCCACGGCCACTGCGGGGTGGTCGAGGACGGGCGGGTGAAGAACGATCCCACCCTCGAGCTGATCGCGCGCACCGCGGTGTCGCACGCCGAGGCGGGGGCCGACATGGTGGCGCCGTCGGACATGATGGACGGCCGCGTGGCCGCCATCCGCGAGGGACTGGACGAGGCGGGATTCCCCGAGACGCCGATCATGGCCTACTCGGCCAAGTACGCCTCCGCGTTCTACGGGCCGTTCCGCGAGGCGGCGGACTCCACCCCGCAGTTCGGCGACCGCCGCTCCTATCAGATGGATCCCGCCAACGCGGTCGAGGCGATGCGCGAGGTCGCGCTCGACGTGGACGAGGGCGCCGACATCGTGATGGTGAAGCCCGCGCTGCCGTATCTCGACATCATCGCGCGCGTGAAGGGTGAGTTCGGGCTGCCGGTGGCCGCCTATTCGGTCTCGGGCGAGTACGCGATGCTGAAGGCGGCCGGGCAGCTCGGCTGGCTCGACGAGGAGCGCGCGGTGCTGGAGGCGCTGACCGGCATCCGCCGCGCGGGCGCCGACATCATCATCACCTACTTCGCCAAGGACGCGGCCCGCCTGATCGAGCAGGGCCGCGCGTGA
- a CDS encoding Rrf2 family transcriptional regulator — protein MRISAKGEYAIKAMVDLALHEGRDLQPIQDIAARQGIPQRYLEQVLLQLKRSGFLYARRGSAGGYRLSRPADSITVGAVLRAVDGPTAGPDASRRNGGPAGEAAGLAELWQEIADAVASVVDRTTLEDLRRRAEERRSAARPMYHI, from the coding sequence GTGAGGATCTCGGCCAAGGGCGAGTACGCCATCAAGGCGATGGTGGATCTCGCCCTGCACGAGGGCCGCGACCTGCAGCCGATCCAGGACATCGCGGCCCGGCAGGGCATCCCGCAGCGCTACCTGGAGCAGGTGCTGCTGCAGCTCAAGCGCTCCGGCTTCCTCTACGCCCGGCGCGGCTCGGCGGGCGGCTACCGGTTGAGCCGGCCCGCCGACAGCATCACGGTGGGGGCGGTGCTCCGCGCGGTCGATGGGCCGACGGCCGGCCCCGATGCCTCGCGCCGCAACGGCGGGCCGGCCGGAGAGGCGGCGGGCCTTGCCGAGTTGTGGCAGGAGATTGCCGACGCGGTGGCCTCGGTGGTGGACCGGACCACCCTGGAGGATCTCCGCCGGCGCGCCGAGGAGCGTCGCAGCGCGGCGCGGCCGATGTACCACATCTGA
- the cysK gene encoding cysteine synthase A, with translation MTTTRKTAAPTRPRLAGSVLDLVGGTPLVRLNRIPKPGGAVVLAKMESLNPGGSVKDRIALSMIEEAERRGLLKAGATIVEPTSGNTGIGLAMVCAVRGYRLILTMPDDMSVERQRLLARYGAEIHLTPAIEGMTGAVFAAQEICREHPDYFMPLQFENPANPEAHRRTTAQEILDATEERVHAFVAAVGTGGTVTGVGEVLKERVPGVRVVGVEPARSPVLSGGRFRPHGIQGIGASFVPGILNRSVLDDIIQVRDEDATAMARRLAREEGLLVGISSGANVFAACQVAETMAADHVVVTVLCDTGERYLSVTF, from the coding sequence ATGACGACGACGCGGAAGACGGCCGCGCCGACCCGGCCACGGCTGGCCGGATCGGTGCTGGACCTGGTGGGCGGCACGCCGCTGGTGCGCCTGAACCGCATTCCCAAGCCGGGCGGCGCCGTCGTCCTGGCCAAGATGGAATCGCTCAACCCGGGCGGAAGCGTGAAGGACCGCATCGCGCTCTCGATGATCGAGGAGGCGGAGCGGCGCGGGCTGCTCAAGGCCGGGGCCACCATCGTGGAGCCGACCAGCGGCAACACCGGCATCGGGCTCGCGATGGTCTGCGCGGTGCGCGGCTACCGCCTCATCCTGACCATGCCCGACGACATGAGCGTGGAGCGGCAGCGCCTCCTCGCGCGCTACGGGGCCGAGATCCATTTGACTCCGGCCATCGAGGGCATGACCGGGGCGGTCTTCGCGGCGCAGGAGATCTGCCGCGAGCATCCCGACTACTTCATGCCGCTGCAGTTCGAGAATCCCGCGAATCCGGAGGCGCACCGGCGCACCACCGCGCAGGAGATCCTCGACGCGACCGAGGAGCGCGTGCACGCCTTCGTGGCCGCGGTGGGGACCGGCGGCACGGTGACCGGGGTCGGCGAGGTCCTGAAGGAGCGCGTGCCCGGCGTCCGGGTGGTCGGCGTCGAGCCGGCGCGCTCGCCGGTGCTCTCCGGAGGGCGCTTCCGGCCGCACGGCATCCAGGGCATCGGCGCGTCCTTCGTGCCCGGCATCCTGAACCGCTCCGTGCTGGACGACATCATACAGGTGCGCGACGAGGACGCCACGGCCATGGCGCGGCGTCTCGCCCGCGAGGAGGGGCTCCTCGTCGGCATCTCGTCGGGCGCCAACGTGTTCGCGGCGTGCCAGGTCGCCGAGACGATGGCGGCCGATCACGTCGTGGTCACCGTGCTGTGCGATACTGGCGAGCGCTATCTGAGCGTCACCTTCTAG
- a CDS encoding MoaD/ThiS family protein, translating to MSVQVYIPTPFRRATRNADRVSVEAPDVKGLLDELEDQFGGLKGLVRNEQGEVHHHVNIYVNNEAIEALQGLDTALKDGDEVSIIPALAGGGPALAGGGPALAVGRG from the coding sequence ATGAGTGTCCAGGTCTACATCCCGACGCCGTTCCGCCGCGCGACCAGGAACGCGGACCGGGTCTCCGTGGAGGCGCCCGACGTCAAGGGCCTGCTCGACGAGCTCGAGGACCAGTTCGGCGGGCTGAAGGGTCTGGTGCGCAACGAGCAGGGCGAGGTCCACCACCACGTCAACATCTACGTCAACAACGAGGCGATCGAGGCGCTCCAGGGACTCGACACCGCGCTAAAGGACGGCGACGAGGTATCGATCATTCCAGCCCTCGCGGGCGGCGGGCCAGCCCTCGCGGGCGGCGGGCCGGCCCTCGCGGTGGGACGGGGCTGA
- a CDS encoding M67 family metallopeptidase: protein MILTSDELQRVRAQAVTEYPAECCGVLLERTSPEPDRLLMPCRNIQDELHAKDPVRHSRDSRTAYFIDPKDLLAIGRREGQGYRVAIIYHSHIDTGAYFSATDRQNALINGEPAYPDAVYVVLSVVDRRVDDVAAFVWDKSARDFAPTDFTPS from the coding sequence ATGATCCTCACGTCCGACGAGCTGCAACGGGTGCGCGCTCAGGCGGTGACGGAGTACCCGGCGGAGTGCTGCGGCGTTCTCCTGGAGCGGACCTCACCCGAGCCGGACCGGCTCCTGATGCCCTGCCGCAACATCCAGGACGAGCTGCACGCCAAGGACCCGGTGCGCCACTCGCGCGATTCCCGCACCGCCTACTTCATCGATCCCAAGGACCTGCTGGCCATCGGCCGGCGCGAGGGGCAGGGCTACCGCGTCGCGATCATCTATCACTCCCACATCGACACCGGGGCCTACTTCTCGGCGACCGACCGGCAGAACGCGCTCATCAACGGCGAGCCCGCCTATCCCGACGCGGTCTACGTCGTGCTGTCGGTGGTGGACCGCCGCGTGGACGACGTGGCCGCGTTCGTCTGGGACAAGTCCGCGCGCGATTTCGCGCCGACCGACTTCACGCCCTCCTGA
- the hemL gene encoding glutamate-1-semialdehyde 2,1-aminomutase, translated as MTGSDDLFERAQRLMPGGVNSPVRAFRGVGGAPFFVARGDGARVFDVDGRSYVDFLGSWGPLILGHAAPAVVEALTEAVRRGTSYGAPTPGEVEMADLIGRAVPSMEMVRLVSSGTEAGMSAIRLARGATGRDFIIKFDGCYHGHADSLLVKAGSGGATFGVPDSLGVPPALAALTLTVPFNDLDAVRRQLEAHPEQVAAVIVEPVAGNMGVVPPAPGFLAGLRDLTARHGSLLIFDEVITGFRVAWGGAQARYGVRPDLTCLGKIIGGGLPVGAYGGSRRIMERVSPLGGVYQAGTLSGNPLAVAAGLATLRALQTPGTYERLEALGARVERDVVEAARAAGVPVTVNRVGSMLTVFFTDGPVTDYSSAKRADTTRYARYFHAMREGGVFLAPSQFEAAFVSLAHRDEDLAEAARAGREALQKVR; from the coding sequence GTGACCGGCTCCGACGATCTCTTCGAGCGCGCCCAGCGCCTCATGCCCGGGGGCGTCAACAGCCCGGTGCGGGCGTTCCGCGGCGTGGGCGGGGCCCCGTTCTTCGTGGCCCGCGGGGACGGGGCCCGCGTGTTCGACGTCGACGGCCGCTCCTACGTCGACTTTCTCGGCTCGTGGGGGCCGCTGATCCTCGGGCACGCGGCGCCGGCGGTGGTGGAAGCGCTGACCGAGGCGGTGCGCCGCGGCACCAGCTACGGCGCACCCACGCCGGGCGAGGTGGAGATGGCCGATCTCATCGGCCGCGCGGTGCCGAGCATGGAGATGGTGCGGCTGGTCTCGTCGGGCACCGAGGCCGGGATGAGCGCGATCCGGCTCGCCCGCGGCGCCACCGGGCGCGACTTCATCATCAAGTTCGACGGCTGCTACCACGGCCACGCCGACAGCCTGCTCGTGAAGGCGGGGTCCGGCGGCGCCACCTTCGGGGTGCCGGACAGTCTCGGCGTGCCGCCCGCGTTGGCCGCGCTCACCCTGACGGTCCCGTTCAACGATCTGGACGCGGTCCGACGCCAGCTCGAGGCGCATCCCGAGCAGGTGGCGGCGGTGATCGTGGAGCCGGTGGCCGGCAACATGGGCGTGGTCCCGCCCGCCCCCGGATTCCTCGCCGGCCTGCGCGACCTGACCGCGCGGCACGGCAGCCTGCTCATCTTCGACGAGGTGATCACCGGGTTCCGGGTCGCGTGGGGCGGCGCGCAGGCCCGTTACGGCGTGCGGCCGGACCTGACCTGCCTCGGCAAGATCATCGGCGGGGGACTGCCGGTGGGCGCCTACGGCGGCTCGCGCCGCATCATGGAGCGGGTGTCGCCGCTGGGCGGCGTCTACCAGGCGGGGACGCTCTCCGGGAACCCGCTCGCGGTGGCGGCCGGCCTCGCCACGCTCCGCGCGCTGCAGACGCCCGGCACGTACGAGCGGCTGGAAGCCCTCGGCGCGCGTGTCGAGCGCGACGTGGTCGAGGCGGCCCGCGCGGCGGGCGTTCCGGTGACCGTGAATCGCGTCGGCTCGATGCTGACCGTCTTCTTCACCGACGGCCCGGTGACCGACTATAGCTCCGCCAAGCGCGCCGACACCACTCGGTACGCGCGCTACTTCCACGCGATGCGAGAGGGCGGCGTGTTCCTGGCGCCCTCGCAGTTCGAGGCGGCCTTCGTCTCGCTCGCCCATCGCGACGAGGACCTGGCGGAGGCGGCCCGCGCCGGCCGCGAAGCGCTCCAGAAGGTCCGCTAG
- a CDS encoding molybdopterin dinucleotide binding domain-containing protein: MDRRSFFKIVATTGAAAATGGCGPSAGTLLPYVVPPDNIVPGVPAYFSTVCRECPAGCGLIAKNRDGRVIKLEGNPDHPVNTGALCIRGHAGLQALYHPDRFRGALAKGQPVAWDDAEKQVADKIAALAGGKQGGRIAIVSGLETGSLGRLMDEWVRLVGARPRISYEPLAYEAVRAANRITFGRDAIPEYAIGEAAYLVSFGADFLETWLSPVAYTADFSRMHAFYQGRTGTFVHVEPRASMTAANADEWVRNAPGTEGLLALAMLKVVVDEGLATGGGDPNTLRSATRSADVDAAASASGVPADTIRRVARDLARSKAGLVVGGGMAGAGSSSTDTLVAINLLNVAIGAVGPRVRFGSASAFGRANPYSDMVALTQAMAGGQIDVLVLVDVNPVYAMPAKSGFADALGKVPLVVALASRSSETTARAAVVLPTLHPLESWGDYSPQEGVLGLLQPAMGPVLIEGKPVQAKNPGDILLSVGRQALRLEEGKGPLPWPTFRDFLTEEWQKMARAQGSAEPFPAYWEAALRRGGVWRNVPPSPMSLRPEAGRVSAAPARLDGNGSHVLLVYPSSRFYDGRGADRAWLQEAPDPMTQVSWDAWVEVPTETATRMGIRRGDLLTLTSPNGAIELPAYPTDLVHPGAVAVPMGQGRKLSGAYAAGTPSTAASNPQPSTFLNVGANPVDLLGSTPDPASGGPIYLGVKVSLAQTGGRRALAVPQATFDQDERELAQYVGLTAARELDLRGRAPADASHPSMYPPMKYAEYKWGMTVDVDRCTGCSACVVACQSENNVPVVGREQAAYGRIQHWLRLERWQEGTAAQPLNMFMPMFCQHCEVAPCEPVCPVYAAYHTREGLNGQVYNRCVGTRYCGNACPYHVRRFNWFNYTWPAPLDQQLNPDVTVREAGVMEKCTMCLQRIVAAKAQARDDGRAVRDGDMQTACQQTCPTRAITFGNLKDANAESAKLARSPRGYHVLGEIGTQPSVTYLKKVVRTEPAGGHKAPGGHA, translated from the coding sequence ATGGATCGCCGGTCGTTCTTCAAGATCGTCGCCACCACCGGCGCCGCGGCGGCGACGGGCGGCTGCGGACCATCGGCAGGAACGCTCCTCCCCTACGTCGTCCCTCCCGACAACATCGTCCCCGGCGTACCGGCATATTTCTCGACGGTGTGCCGCGAGTGCCCAGCCGGATGCGGCCTCATCGCCAAGAACCGCGACGGCCGCGTGATCAAGCTCGAGGGCAACCCGGATCATCCGGTGAACACCGGCGCGCTCTGCATCCGCGGTCACGCTGGACTGCAGGCGCTCTACCATCCCGATCGGTTCCGCGGCGCGCTGGCGAAGGGCCAGCCGGTCGCCTGGGACGACGCCGAGAAGCAGGTGGCCGACAAGATCGCCGCCCTCGCCGGCGGCAAGCAGGGCGGGCGCATCGCGATCGTGAGCGGGCTCGAGACGGGAAGCCTCGGCCGGCTGATGGACGAGTGGGTGCGGCTGGTGGGCGCGCGTCCGCGTATCTCGTACGAGCCGCTCGCCTACGAGGCGGTGCGGGCGGCGAACCGCATCACGTTCGGACGGGACGCGATACCGGAGTACGCGATCGGCGAGGCTGCGTACCTGGTGTCCTTCGGCGCCGACTTCCTGGAGACGTGGCTGTCGCCGGTCGCCTACACCGCCGACTTCTCGCGCATGCACGCGTTCTACCAGGGGCGCACCGGCACCTTCGTGCACGTCGAGCCCCGGGCGTCGATGACCGCTGCCAACGCGGACGAATGGGTGCGGAACGCGCCGGGCACCGAGGGGCTGCTCGCCCTCGCCATGCTCAAGGTCGTCGTGGACGAAGGGCTCGCGACGGGCGGCGGCGATCCGAACACGCTGCGCTCGGCGACCCGCTCGGCGGACGTGGACGCGGCCGCGTCGGCCTCCGGCGTGCCCGCCGACACGATCCGACGGGTCGCGCGGGACCTGGCGCGCTCGAAGGCGGGCCTCGTCGTCGGTGGCGGGATGGCCGGCGCCGGCTCCAGCAGCACGGACACGCTGGTCGCGATCAACCTGCTCAACGTGGCGATCGGGGCGGTGGGCCCCCGCGTCCGCTTCGGCTCGGCCTCGGCCTTCGGGCGCGCGAATCCCTATTCCGACATGGTGGCGCTGACCCAGGCGATGGCGGGCGGGCAGATCGACGTGCTGGTGCTGGTCGACGTCAACCCGGTGTATGCGATGCCTGCGAAGTCGGGCTTCGCCGACGCGCTCGGCAAGGTGCCGCTGGTCGTGGCCCTCGCGAGCCGATCGAGCGAGACGACGGCGCGCGCCGCGGTGGTGCTGCCGACCCTGCATCCGCTCGAGTCGTGGGGCGACTATTCGCCGCAGGAGGGCGTGCTCGGGCTCCTGCAGCCCGCGATGGGGCCGGTGCTGATCGAGGGCAAGCCGGTCCAGGCGAAGAACCCCGGCGACATCCTCTTGAGCGTGGGCCGTCAAGCCCTGCGGCTCGAGGAGGGCAAGGGCCCGCTGCCCTGGCCGACCTTCCGCGATTTCCTCACGGAAGAGTGGCAGAAGATGGCGCGGGCCCAGGGCAGCGCCGAGCCGTTCCCGGCCTATTGGGAGGCGGCGCTCCGGCGGGGTGGAGTGTGGCGGAACGTCCCGCCGAGCCCGATGAGCTTGCGGCCGGAGGCCGGTCGGGTTTCGGCCGCGCCCGCGCGGCTGGACGGCAACGGCTCCCACGTGCTCCTCGTGTATCCGTCGAGCCGCTTCTACGACGGCCGTGGCGCGGACCGGGCATGGCTGCAGGAAGCGCCGGACCCGATGACCCAGGTGAGCTGGGACGCCTGGGTCGAGGTGCCAACCGAGACGGCGACCCGGATGGGGATCCGGCGCGGCGACCTGCTCACCCTGACCTCGCCGAACGGCGCGATCGAGCTGCCCGCCTATCCGACCGATCTCGTGCACCCCGGGGCGGTGGCGGTGCCCATGGGACAGGGGCGCAAGCTGTCGGGTGCCTATGCGGCCGGGACGCCGTCGACGGCGGCCAGCAACCCGCAGCCCAGCACGTTCCTGAACGTGGGAGCGAATCCCGTCGATCTCCTCGGGTCGACGCCCGATCCCGCGTCGGGTGGTCCCATCTACCTCGGCGTGAAGGTGTCGCTGGCGCAGACCGGAGGGCGGCGCGCCCTCGCGGTGCCGCAGGCCACGTTCGATCAGGACGAGCGCGAGCTCGCGCAGTACGTGGGCCTCACCGCCGCCCGCGAGCTGGACCTGCGCGGACGGGCCCCGGCCGACGCCAGTCATCCGAGCATGTATCCGCCGATGAAGTACGCCGAGTACAAGTGGGGCATGACGGTGGACGTGGACCGCTGCACCGGCTGCTCGGCGTGCGTGGTCGCCTGTCAGAGCGAGAACAACGTCCCGGTGGTGGGACGCGAGCAGGCGGCCTACGGGCGCATCCAGCACTGGCTGCGGCTGGAGCGCTGGCAGGAGGGCACCGCCGCGCAGCCGCTCAACATGTTCATGCCGATGTTCTGCCAGCACTGCGAGGTGGCGCCGTGCGAGCCGGTGTGCCCGGTCTACGCGGCCTACCACACCCGGGAGGGCCTGAACGGGCAGGTCTACAACCGGTGCGTGGGCACGCGGTACTGCGGCAACGCGTGCCCGTACCACGTCCGGCGCTTCAACTGGTTCAACTACACGTGGCCGGCCCCGCTCGACCAGCAGCTGAATCCGGACGTGACGGTGCGCGAGGCCGGTGTGATGGAGAAGTGCACGATGTGCCTGCAGCGCATCGTGGCCGCCAAGGCGCAGGCGCGCGATGACGGGCGGGCGGTGCGCGACGGCGACATGCAGACCGCCTGTCAGCAGACGTGCCCGACCCGCGCGATCACCTTCGGCAACCTGAAGGACGCCAACGCGGAGAGCGCCAAGCTGGCGCGGTCGCCCCGCGGCTACCACGTGCTCGGGGAGATCGGGACCCAGCCCAGCGTGACCTATCTCAAGAAGGTCGTGCGCACCGAGCCCGCCGGCGGCCACAAGGCCCCCGGAGGCCACGCGTGA
- the nrfD gene encoding NrfD/PsrC family molybdoenzyme membrane anchor subunit, translated as MSAPPAGAAQPTWADVNHDVDRTLLTAGNTYFAWMTLIALILAAGVAAWAWQIWVGLGAAGIRTPQMWALYITNFVFWIGIGHAGTLISAILYLFRAKWRTSIYRGAEAMTVFAVMTAGLFPLIHVGRMWFAYWLMPYPNQRYLWPNFKSPLIWDVFAISTYLTISVVFFIVGLVPDIAAIRDRSTGLKRKVFAVCALGWEGSDWQWRHYRRAYGLLAALATPLVLSVHSVVSFDFAMALIPGWHSSLFAPFFVDGAIFSGFAMVLILIIPMRAVFGWHAYITDRHLDAMAKLTLVTSLVLTYFYLCESGTAWYSGEVYERASLFARAFKAYTFTFWLQYICNSLIPLVLFWRKARTNLVILYVVSIFVLIGMWLERFNIIVPGLGYDFYPYTWGVYLPRVVDTTITVASFAWFFLLFLGFIRVMPSLSIVEVKEVLPHPLKHGAHGGHH; from the coding sequence GTGAGCGCTCCTCCGGCCGGCGCCGCGCAGCCCACGTGGGCCGACGTCAACCACGATGTCGACCGGACGCTGCTGACCGCGGGTAACACCTACTTCGCGTGGATGACGCTCATCGCGCTCATCCTCGCCGCCGGCGTGGCCGCGTGGGCCTGGCAGATCTGGGTCGGCTTGGGCGCGGCCGGTATCCGGACGCCGCAGATGTGGGCGCTCTACATCACCAACTTCGTGTTCTGGATCGGTATCGGCCACGCGGGCACGCTGATCTCCGCCATCCTGTATCTCTTCCGGGCGAAGTGGCGCACCTCGATCTACCGGGGCGCGGAGGCCATGACCGTCTTCGCGGTCATGACCGCGGGGCTGTTTCCGCTGATCCACGTCGGGCGCATGTGGTTCGCCTACTGGCTCATGCCCTATCCGAACCAGCGCTACCTCTGGCCGAACTTCAAGTCGCCCCTCATCTGGGACGTGTTCGCGATCTCGACCTATCTGACCATCAGCGTGGTCTTCTTCATCGTGGGCCTCGTGCCGGACATCGCGGCGATCCGCGACCGGTCCACCGGGCTCAAGCGGAAGGTCTTCGCGGTCTGCGCGCTCGGCTGGGAGGGGAGCGACTGGCAGTGGCGGCACTACCGTCGCGCCTACGGACTGCTCGCCGCGCTGGCGACCCCCCTCGTGCTCTCCGTGCACAGCGTGGTGTCGTTCGACTTCGCGATGGCCCTGATCCCCGGCTGGCACTCGAGCCTGTTCGCCCCGTTCTTCGTGGACGGAGCCATCTTCTCGGGCTTCGCCATGGTGCTGATCCTCATCATCCCCATGCGCGCCGTGTTCGGCTGGCACGCCTACATCACCGACCGGCATCTGGACGCGATGGCCAAGCTGACCCTGGTCACCAGCCTGGTGCTGACCTACTTCTATCTCTGCGAGTCGGGCACCGCGTGGTACAGCGGCGAGGTGTACGAGCGGGCGTCGCTCTTCGCGCGGGCCTTCAAGGCCTACACGTTCACCTTCTGGCTGCAGTACATCTGCAACTCGCTGATCCCCCTCGTGCTCTTCTGGCGGAAGGCGCGGACCAACCTGGTGATCCTGTACGTGGTGTCGATCTTCGTCCTCATCGGCATGTGGCTCGAGCGATTCAACATCATCGTCCCCGGTCTGGGCTATGACTTCTATCCGTACACGTGGGGCGTGTACCTGCCGCGCGTCGTGGACACCACGATCACGGTGGCCTCCTTCGCGTGGTTCTTCCTGCTGTTCCTGGGCTTCATCCGCGTGATGCCGTCGCTGTCGATCGTGGAGGTCAAGGAAGTCTTGCCCCATCCGCTCAAGCACGGCGCCCATGGAGGCCATCACTGA